One Neovison vison isolate M4711 chromosome 2, ASM_NN_V1, whole genome shotgun sequence genomic window carries:
- the C2H10orf71 gene encoding cardiac-enriched FHL2-interacting protein yields the protein MQGNKKCTDGFSDSSSIGSVLDDADREVSSLTDRAFRSLCVSEDTSFNDSDLTLSPDVTRQVLGTFHQGTVSHTHRKNSIWSQLPSQGTEHAGWAATFQQLPKYVQGEEKYPKSSPPLTPAQRRLEVPLSGLRSSSKPASKVSSLIKSFDRTESQCCDSRPPTSKPPALKNPPKFAPLPESGVNFCFDSAFLTVRRVPAEVSSAHQISHQSGRKHGEQESPKNPEMACHGSSSFLPTPDNAASSFESKFPSPPHKPAQGDPGRSKEWPRKGTFLHSENSAFESWNAHQPRLPERKEVADPVPESKTPKHYEDAPMLKEPPSPEHRVSPCQARASCSQEEKRLAAGALTTSGPWGARDPGAQAFAVEGKASSSQPDPQMKPTQVPWRKPKPGKGRKESLPDASEEKKQATRRGPALYTKHNPQDQFPENEALDLPMDPNEHYSPPFNISKLLTPIIPTKHVLEPSDSQPVEMTPSPPGQLNGYQEKEPSEGQSRDSYRSKAPSLLFNLKDVRKHVKSTYSPSPLLKGLEEKTRGKQEPVSNGVLLPNGLEESPSNELPKERPADGSSGSHMSSQKDPDADPGSPSSETCLTLSSPPATTQAPFCINGEGADRNRYEKDNGDPEMGIIRSGKSPDAGKPCPRKRLSLRLCSREPEAGKAAEKPKTPSLEKGFLRSVSQETEPERDAGLQNPNLNQKFSPGPLSPEEEDVFYSDTQSDFMPGFKSKAKFSTSSSDQSFASFEDQQKTWFTESQQEDRRNDGSAGDRRKDEKEKVMGSDELQHGALSNGSACVQEHSKGEPLQGEGEGLSGGRPGEASREEANFRGTWVGGSKDAVKEFTPSPSSTSNKHILFAIKDNTLRATPVIKPIMLPLLRTMSSEDPLGGSHKEDDLPKPGWGEEAGLGGSESKEMANIPTPASMQDTPSKHTAWEGMEHHGRVPGMARKEISQPVPTRIGPSPPLMGEGEGLKPPPEDARHLVANKGKNSSMDQGKLDVPRGIPTIALPQGEAEDQPPPQQLGMCWEEHTQDFKSHLLSTPRAGPPGRRLVPGEMAVSPNASSLDESSACSPAASSIWDDASQAPTEPGLLPGLSPHPSPWAGLYPARVARREDLTHALTWEAGSDPQLEPSAEDLRTLSPRGSVLDMASSSAGLPEKPEPPAPLERAVGKPPAVPPKTEKALRRAKKLASKRRKTDQLQEKHGEPDEEKPFLEDWERRPPSPGERPQPRFPEVRSLPPPTHRHSVSAFSEPLRRQPGGSQSLMPLVPYPATQKVLQDPQSGEYFVFDLPLQVKIKTFYDPETGKYVKVPIPSSEGGSPEPPPPSTPASPYMLYPHFRALPLMPLRCSSQLSTPTCFRQGPHTPEVAGPGSQRAREAGLPMAPPRRPGEEGGDAPRLGIISTNDLEDFATEGIS from the coding sequence ATGCAGGGCAATAAGAAGTGCACAGACGGGTTCAGCGACTCCTCGAGCATCGGCAGCGTGCTGGACGATGCCGACAGGGAGGTTAGCAGCCTCACAGACCGGGCCTTCCGGAGCTTGTGCGTCTCAGAGGACACATCCTTCAACGACTCTGACCTGACCCTGTCCCCAGACGTCACCCGCCAGGTGTTGGGGACTTTTCACCAGGGAACAGTAAGCCACACGCACAGGAAAAACAGCATCTGGAGCCAGTTACCGTCACAAGGCACCGAGCATGCGGGCTGGGCGGCCACGTTCCAACAGCTACCCAAGTACGTTCAAGGGGAGGAGAAGTACCCCAAGAGCAGCCCCCCACTGACACCAGCCCAGAGGAGACTGGAAGTGCCCCTTTCCGGTCTGAGGAGCAGCAGCAAGCCGGCTTCGAAAGTGTCATCACTAATTAAATCTTTTGACAGGACTGAGAGCCAATGTTGTGACAGCAGGCCTCCGACCAGTAAGCCCCCAGCTCTCAAAAATCCCCCTAAATTTGCTCCTCTTCCAGAAAGTGGTGTCAACTTCTGCTTCGATTCTGCATTTCTGACTGTCAGGAGGGTGCCTGCTGAAGTCTCTAGCGCCCATCAGATTAGCCACCAGTCTGGAAGGAAGCATGGAGAGCAGGAGTCCCCCAAGAATCCTGAAATGGCCTGTCACGGCTCCAGCAGCTTCCTCCCAACACCTGATAATGCAGCCAGCTCATTTGAGTCCAAGTTCCCGTCTCCGCCCCACAAGCCAGCCCAGGGTGATCCTGGAAGAAGTAAGGAGTGGCCCCGCAAGGGAACCTTTCTTCATAGCGAAAACAGTGCTTTTGAGTCGTGGAACGCCCACCAACCAAGGCTGCCCGAGAGAAAGGAGGTCGCTGACCCTGTCCCAGAAAGCAAAACTCCCAAGCATTATGAGGATGCACCCATGTTAAAAGAGCCCCCCTCCCCTGAACACAGAGTCTCCCCCTGCCAAGCCCGGGCCAGCTGCAGCCAGGAGGAGAAGAGGTTGGCCGCAGGGGCTCTCACCACGTCTGGACCCTGGGGAGCTAGGGATCCAGGAGCCCAGGCATTCGCTGTGGAGGGAAAAGCTTCAAGCTCACAGCCTGACCCTCAGATGAAGCCGACCCAGGTCCCATGGAGGAAACCAAAGCCtggcaaaggaaggaaagaaagtctaCCAGATGCTTCGGAAGAGAAGAAGCAGGCCACCAGAAGGGGCCCAGCCTTGTATACAAAGCACAATCCCCAGGATCAATTTCCAGAAAACGAGGCTCTTGACCTGCCCATGGACCCCAACGAGCATTATAGTCCTCCTTTTAACATCAGTAAGCTTCTGACTCCCATCATCCCCACCAagcatgtcctggagccatccgacagccAGCCAGTGGAGATGACCCCATCACCCCCAGGACAGCTGAATGGGTACCAAGAGAAGGAGCCCAGTGAAGGTCAGTCTCGGGACAGCTACAGATCCAAAGCCCCCAGCCTGCTGTTCAACCTCAAGGACGTGCGGAAGCATGTGAAGAGCACATACAGCCCCTCACCGCTCCTGAAGGGCCTtgaggagaaaaccagaggcaAGCAAGAACCAGTGAGCAATGGCGTCCTCCTTCCCAATGGGCTGGAGGAGAGCCCTTCAAATGAGCTTCCTAAGGAGAGACCAGCTGATGGCTCTTCTGGGTCACACATGAGTAGCCAGAAGgaccctgatgctgaccctggtTCACCCTCTTCAGAAACCTGTCTAACTCTTAGCTCACCCCCAGCTACCACCCAAGCCCCTTTCTGCATCAACGGGGAGGGAGCTGACAGAAACAGGTACGAGAAAGACAATGGAGACCCAGAGATGGGCATCATCAGGTCGGGCAAGAGTCCAGACGCCGGCAAACCCTGCCCCAGGAAGCGTCTGTCCCTGAGGCTttgcagcagagagcctgaggcagggaagGCTGCAGAGAAACCTAAGACCCCCAGCCTTGAGAAGGGGTTCCTGAGATCCGTGTCTCAAGAGACAGAACCTGAGAGAGATGCAGGACTGCAGAATCCCAACTTGAACCAGAAATTCTCCCCAGGGCCCCTCTCTCCCGAAGAGGAAGATGTGTTTTACAGTGACACCCAATCAGATTTCATGCCAGGCTTCAAAAGTAAGGCCAAGTTCAGCACCAGCTCTTCAGACCAGTCCTTTGCCTCATTTGAGGATCAGCAGAAAACGTGGTTCACCGAGAGCCAGCAGGAAGACAGGAGGAATGACGGAAGTGCAGGAGATCGTCGGAAGGACGAGAAGGAGAAAGTGATGGGGAGCGATGAGCTCCAGCACGGTGCCCTGAGTAATGGGTCCGCGTGCGTGCAGGAGCACAGCAAGGGGGAACCATtgcaaggagaaggggaaggttTGTCTGGAGGTAGACCCGGGGAGGCATCGAGAGAGGAGGCTAACTTCAGAGGCACTTGGGTGGGGGGAAGTAAGGATGCAGTCAAAGAATTTACCCCCTCACCATCTTCCACTTCAAATAAGCACATACTGTTTGCGATTAAAGACAACACCCTCAGGGCCACCCCCGTGATAAAACCCATCATGCTGCCCCTCCTGAGGACCATGTCATCAGAGGACCCACTGGGCGGCAGCCACAAAGAGGACGACTTGCCAAAGCCAGGCTGGGGAGAAGAGGCCGGTCTTGGTGGCTCTGAGAGCAAGGAAATGGCCAACATCCCAACCCCCGCTAGCATGCAGGACACACCCTCGAAGCACACAGCCTGGGAGGGCATGGAGCACCACGGGCGAGTGCCCGGCATGGCCCGGAAGGAGATTTCCCAGCCAGTCCCAACCAGAATTGGCCCATCTCCTCCACTCATGGGAGAGGGCGAAGGGCTGAAGCCACCCCCAGAGGATGCACGTCACCTTGTGGCAAACAAAGGCAAGAACAGTTCCATGGACCAGGGGAAGCTGGATGTTCCAAGGGGTATCCCCACCATCGCTTTGCCCCAAGGCGAGGCAGAAGACCAGCCACCCCCACAGCAGCTGGGAATGTGTTGGGAAGAACACACACAAGATTTCAAAAGTCACTTACTGTCTACACCCAGAGCAGGGCCCCCAGGGAGAAGACTGGTGCCCGGAGAGATGGCTGTTTCTCCTAATGCCAGCTCCCTGGATGAGAGCAGCGCGTGCTCTCCTGCCGCCAGCAGCATCTGGGACGATGCTTCCCAGGCCCCCACTGAGCCGGGCCTGCTGCCAGGGTTGTCTCCTCACCCCAGTCCCTGGGCCGGCCTCTACCCGGCCAGGGTCGCCCGGCGGGAGGACCTGACACACGCCCTCACGTGGGAGGCTGGCTCGGACCCCCAACTTGAGCCATCCGCGGAAGACCTCAGGACCCTTTCTCCAAGAGGTTCAGTGCTGGACATGGCCAGCAGCTCCGCAGGCCTCCCTGAGAAACCAGAGCCCCCTGCTCCGCTCGAGAGGGCGGTCGGCAAGCCACCGGCGGTCCCACCCAAAACAGAGAAGGCCCTGCGGCGGGCAAAAAAGCTGGCAAGCAAGAGGAGAAAGACCGACCAACTGCAAGAGAAGCATGGCGAACCCGATGaagaaaagccctttctggaggaCTGGGAGCGCAGGCCACCATCGCCTGGAGAGAGGCCCCAACCCAGGTTCCCCGAGGTCcgttccctgccccctcccacccaccgccACTCAGTGTCTGCCTTCTCAGAGCCACTCAGGAGGCAGCCTGGGGGGTCCCAGTCCCTTATGCCTCTGGTCCCTTACCCTGCCACCCAGAAGGTCCTCCAAGACCCCCAATCTGGAGAGTACTTTGTCTTCGACCTGCCACTCCAGGTGAAAATCAAGACCTTCTATGACCCAGAGACAGGCAAATATGTCAAGGTCCCCATCCCATCCTCTGAGGGGGGTTCCCCTGAGCCGCCTCCGCCAAGcacacctgcttctccctacATGCTGTATCCCCACTTCCGGGCCCTGCCGCTGATGCCGCTGCGCTGCTCCTCTCAGCTCTCCACCCCCACCTGCTTCAGGCAGGGCCCACACACCCCCGAGGTGGCCGGCCCGGGGTCCCAGAGGGCCCGTGAGGCTGGCCTGCCAATGGCACCTCCCCGGCgcccaggggaggagggaggagatgcTCCACGCCTGGGCATCATCTCCACCAATGACCTAGAGGACTTCGCCACAGAAGGCATTTCTTGA